A portion of the Actomonas aquatica genome contains these proteins:
- a CDS encoding aldo/keto reductase, translated as MNYRKFGQHEPLVSEIGFGAWAIGGSWGAQDDSDSLGALHRALDLGCTFIDTAAGYGDGRSEKLIGQVLRERRAAGHEESVFVATKTPPSPGIWPPSPYCRAEDRYSETYLRTDLAERLAKLGTDRLDLLQLHTWTRAWNRNPTPFKILRQLQAEGKIGLIGVSTPEQDQNSVIDLMRDGWIDSVQVIYNIFEQEPAAELLDVAAECGVGVIVRVAFDEGALTGKFTPETTFAPDDFRAGYFAGDRLERVIKRVDAVKSDLVDSGYTMPQAALKFVLAHPAVSVVIPGIRTVAQAEANCGVSDLPAMPAELVTKLQRHNWRRGVWYGGK; from the coding sequence ATGAATTACCGTAAGTTTGGTCAGCACGAACCTCTCGTTTCCGAAATCGGCTTTGGCGCCTGGGCCATCGGTGGCTCCTGGGGTGCACAGGACGACAGTGATTCCCTCGGCGCGCTCCATCGCGCCCTCGATCTCGGCTGCACCTTCATCGATACCGCCGCCGGTTACGGCGACGGCCGCAGCGAAAAACTCATCGGCCAAGTCCTGCGCGAGCGCCGCGCCGCCGGCCACGAAGAATCGGTTTTTGTTGCGACGAAAACCCCGCCCAGCCCCGGTATCTGGCCGCCCTCGCCCTACTGCCGCGCCGAAGATCGCTACTCCGAAACCTACCTGCGCACCGACCTCGCCGAACGCCTCGCCAAGCTCGGCACCGACCGTCTCGACCTGTTGCAACTTCACACCTGGACGCGCGCCTGGAACCGCAACCCGACCCCTTTCAAGATTCTGCGCCAGCTGCAGGCCGAGGGCAAAATCGGTCTCATCGGCGTCTCCACACCCGAACAGGATCAAAACAGCGTCATCGATCTCATGCGCGACGGGTGGATCGATTCCGTGCAGGTCATCTACAACATCTTCGAACAGGAACCGGCCGCCGAACTCCTCGACGTCGCCGCCGAATGTGGCGTGGGGGTCATCGTGCGGGTCGCCTTCGACGAAGGTGCACTCACCGGCAAGTTTACGCCTGAGACGACCTTCGCCCCCGACGATTTTCGGGCCGGCTATTTCGCCGGTGATCGCCTCGAGCGTGTGATCAAGCGCGTCGACGCGGTCAAATCTGACCTCGTCGACAGCGGTTACACCATGCCGCAGGCCGCGCTCAAATTTGTCCTCGCCCACCCCGCCGTGAGCGTGGTCATCCCTGGCATCCGCACCGTCGCCCAAGCCGAGGCCAACTGCGGCGTGAGCGACCTGCCCGCCATGCCGGCCGAACTCGTCACCAAACTTCAGCGCCACAACTGGCGCCGCGGCGTCTGGTATGGTGGCAAGTAA
- a CDS encoding response regulator, which translates to MKPRILLVEDNDSNVYLVRFLLERAGMEVLHAANGQEGVAMAQSEQPDLVVMDLQMPVMDGYEAARLLKANPATSDLPLIASSAYAQPHDEQKALDAGFSGYIAKPFEPDTFAEIVRSYLR; encoded by the coding sequence ATGAAACCGCGTATCCTGCTCGTCGAAGACAATGACTCCAATGTTTACCTCGTGCGTTTCCTGCTCGAACGCGCCGGCATGGAAGTGCTGCACGCGGCGAACGGCCAGGAGGGAGTCGCGATGGCGCAAAGCGAGCAACCGGATCTCGTGGTGATGGATCTGCAGATGCCGGTGATGGACGGCTACGAGGCGGCGCGACTGCTCAAAGCAAATCCCGCGACGAGCGATTTACCGCTCATCGCGTCGTCCGCTTACGCGCAACCTCACGATGAGCAGAAGGCGTTGGACGCTGGCTTTTCGGGTTACATCGCCAAGCCGTTTGAGCCGGACACCTTTGCCGAGATCGTGCGTTCGTATCTGCGGTAG
- a CDS encoding GAF domain-containing protein, producing the protein MSLDSYRARFLAAMASVVMLGFIAMLLLNRHYGQGMIVSHAEALAEQGLQRMVSQLRSITADAVRQEQILETVVARQGKTVNPVGALLEVAPLFLAEDTLTYAGVAVAGTGEYAFLQRRESGAVGLRHYTRDETGAWIIRDAAMRPDGTMEGETQSPWDGYDVRERPFYQAAQARTGRVWTDSYLFPANEFTAAERGVTLAAGIRGEAEELLAVVEVDFGTLELSRYVAELQRGIAGQVFVLEERSDGSRRLVVHSDAEAMALGSAAGLAFDPLVLASSQRLAGGFDSFASGQAESVLLHFDEEDYVASALVLSGEAQPKWMVVSVLPVAAVSGNLNALQWATFWGLAFIAAGGLAFSWLLAAGLNRPLIKLSTQVDRLSRAEEVDLEVGKRGPREVKELAQRFKVMADRVAQREQELVAAEAQARAKSQRVQATHRALLAAAQEVVEAKGEAASHFERLLELVMEAIEVQLAMIWRVDDVRGGIACVGSCGEAVVPGEGYVFLPWKDMPTYHVTLRETGRLVTEDAARDPVIAEFYARRPKVDGRVGLLDVAIKSEGKLAGVVSLQTVGREEGWSAEEMLLAGGIADVVALLWERDARRQAEASLRARARRLWRANDSMHEIALVLAQTTLADAIEQVLESSVELLRAWRVSVWRRCEESSDFELVALRTAEAEMTRETRRLSHEDQPGYWRDMERDGRVVIEDVTTDPRTKALVAERLPEDGPFAALDLGVFVGGQLSGLFSVHREGPNQWSPEDELVARAMTDLLAFAFEREARERAERALEVQASRLARNGELVAALTREISAMGSIQEGVRAANQYCGEALEVDYVVVWLGADNDQVYENADVYAVKSGEHLQGVPLPSRALAGLLRQLADERCVVLPNSMEHPVLGAYFSRNLPELPAFNCLIAPVFSRDRTVGVICAQVTDLEREWRPEERFFIRAVADVLSLRMESLARRQAEEYLRRRSDRIGQMNTALSRVATDPVVHGDKAEEALRRLTTICVDGLTGVQVSVWFRHRQPDRLELHHRVGPREEQRGEVECLSRAVAPRHMAALEAQRHVLVPVVSQHEWADELGGEKLAQRRVVSLFDTSVRLRGELAGMLRIESTTTRHAWTEEEKIFVGAIADMVGSVFESEARRIAEMENEEARERMRLLIARTPLAAIEWDRNMRIRGWNPAAERLFGVKAAEVLGQSGWFLVDETDRLRVVRGWREVLRNNSSIELRVSNRTADGREVICDWHNSLLSDVDGRALGISSLVEDVTERVRAERAVHELNTSLEQRVAERTEALQLANERLQELDRLKSEFLATMSHELRTPLNSIIGFSKILKTGLAGELNEEQTNQITRVHSAGVHLLGLINDLLDLSKIEAGRMRLAVERFNPQKLLDDLRHLLSPMVALKDMEFVVQNEAPEVEIVSDPTRVYQVLVNLATNAVKFTQQGRVTVRVTQKQEKLWFEVVDTGMGIEADKMGYLFEAFRQVDSSARRHFEGTGLGLYLSRKIVSMLGGAIGVDSVFGQGSTFHFWLPLRATAPRSGSQPPL; encoded by the coding sequence ATGAGTCTCGACAGTTATCGGGCGCGTTTTCTCGCGGCGATGGCGAGTGTCGTGATGTTGGGTTTTATCGCCATGCTGCTCCTCAATCGGCACTACGGCCAAGGAATGATCGTGTCGCATGCCGAGGCTTTGGCTGAGCAGGGGTTGCAGCGCATGGTCAGTCAGCTCCGTTCCATCACCGCCGACGCCGTGCGGCAGGAACAGATTCTGGAAACGGTGGTGGCGCGGCAGGGCAAGACGGTCAACCCGGTGGGGGCGTTATTGGAAGTGGCCCCGTTGTTTTTGGCTGAAGACACGCTGACATATGCGGGGGTGGCGGTAGCCGGGACGGGTGAATATGCCTTTTTGCAACGGCGGGAATCCGGCGCCGTAGGACTGCGGCACTACACGCGGGATGAAACGGGCGCATGGATCATTCGTGACGCGGCGATGCGGCCAGATGGCACGATGGAGGGGGAGACGCAGTCTCCGTGGGATGGATATGATGTGCGGGAGCGACCGTTCTACCAAGCGGCACAGGCCCGAACGGGACGGGTGTGGACGGACAGTTACCTCTTTCCCGCCAACGAGTTCACCGCCGCCGAGCGTGGGGTGACGCTGGCGGCGGGGATACGCGGCGAGGCGGAGGAATTGCTGGCGGTGGTTGAGGTGGATTTTGGGACCTTGGAGTTGTCGCGCTATGTGGCCGAGTTGCAGCGCGGCATCGCGGGGCAGGTCTTTGTGCTTGAAGAGCGCAGCGATGGCAGCCGACGTCTGGTGGTGCATTCCGACGCCGAAGCGATGGCGTTGGGCAGTGCGGCTGGACTGGCCTTTGATCCGCTGGTGTTGGCCAGCTCGCAACGCTTGGCCGGTGGATTCGATTCGTTTGCGAGCGGGCAAGCGGAGTCGGTGTTACTCCACTTTGATGAGGAGGATTACGTGGCGTCGGCACTCGTGCTCTCGGGGGAGGCGCAACCCAAATGGATGGTGGTATCGGTCCTGCCAGTGGCGGCGGTGAGCGGAAATCTGAACGCATTGCAGTGGGCGACGTTTTGGGGGTTGGCGTTCATCGCGGCGGGCGGTCTGGCCTTTTCATGGTTGCTGGCGGCGGGGCTGAATCGGCCGCTGATCAAGTTGTCGACCCAGGTGGATCGATTGTCCCGGGCGGAGGAGGTGGACCTGGAGGTGGGCAAACGAGGGCCGCGCGAGGTCAAAGAGCTGGCGCAGCGTTTTAAGGTGATGGCGGACCGGGTGGCCCAGCGGGAGCAGGAGTTGGTGGCGGCGGAAGCGCAGGCCCGGGCCAAGAGCCAGCGGGTGCAGGCGACACACCGGGCGTTGTTAGCCGCGGCGCAGGAGGTGGTGGAAGCCAAGGGGGAGGCGGCCAGTCATTTTGAGCGTTTGCTCGAATTGGTGATGGAAGCGATCGAGGTGCAACTGGCCATGATATGGCGAGTGGATGACGTTCGTGGTGGCATCGCCTGCGTAGGAAGCTGCGGCGAGGCGGTGGTGCCTGGCGAAGGGTATGTATTTTTGCCGTGGAAGGATATGCCGACCTATCATGTGACCTTAAGGGAAACGGGACGATTGGTGACGGAAGATGCGGCCCGTGATCCGGTCATTGCCGAGTTTTATGCACGGCGGCCGAAAGTGGACGGCCGGGTGGGATTGTTGGACGTAGCGATTAAATCGGAGGGTAAACTCGCGGGAGTGGTGTCGTTGCAGACGGTAGGTCGGGAGGAAGGTTGGTCGGCCGAAGAGATGTTGTTGGCGGGTGGAATTGCGGACGTCGTGGCGCTGCTTTGGGAACGGGACGCGCGGCGGCAGGCGGAGGCATCCCTGCGGGCGCGAGCGCGGCGACTTTGGCGGGCCAACGACAGCATGCACGAGATCGCCTTGGTGCTCGCGCAGACGACCTTGGCGGACGCGATCGAGCAGGTTCTGGAATCGAGTGTGGAACTGTTGCGGGCGTGGCGGGTTTCGGTGTGGCGGCGATGTGAGGAAAGCAGCGATTTCGAGCTGGTGGCGTTGCGCACCGCCGAGGCGGAAATGACCCGCGAAACGCGACGACTTTCGCACGAGGATCAACCCGGTTATTGGCGCGACATGGAACGGGATGGCCGGGTCGTGATCGAGGATGTGACCACGGACCCACGGACCAAGGCGTTGGTGGCGGAGCGCCTCCCGGAGGACGGCCCATTTGCCGCGCTGGATCTGGGCGTCTTCGTGGGCGGGCAACTTTCGGGCCTGTTTTCAGTGCACCGCGAGGGGCCGAATCAATGGAGCCCGGAGGACGAATTGGTGGCACGCGCGATGACCGATCTGTTGGCTTTTGCATTCGAGCGGGAAGCGCGCGAACGGGCCGAGCGGGCTCTGGAGGTGCAGGCGAGTCGATTGGCGCGGAATGGCGAACTGGTGGCGGCGTTGACCCGGGAGATCAGCGCGATGGGCTCAATTCAGGAAGGTGTGCGCGCGGCCAACCAATATTGCGGCGAGGCGCTCGAGGTTGATTACGTGGTGGTCTGGCTGGGCGCCGACAACGATCAAGTTTACGAGAATGCGGACGTCTATGCCGTGAAGAGCGGAGAGCATCTGCAGGGCGTGCCCTTGCCGTCGCGGGCGCTGGCGGGGCTCCTGCGGCAGTTGGCGGATGAGCGGTGTGTGGTGTTGCCCAACAGTATGGAGCATCCGGTGCTGGGGGCGTATTTTTCCCGCAACCTGCCGGAGTTGCCGGCCTTCAATTGTCTCATCGCGCCGGTGTTCTCCCGCGATCGCACCGTGGGCGTGATTTGTGCGCAGGTGACCGATCTGGAGCGGGAGTGGCGACCGGAAGAACGGTTCTTTATTCGCGCGGTGGCGGACGTGTTGTCGTTGCGGATGGAGTCACTGGCGCGGCGTCAAGCCGAGGAGTATCTGCGGCGCCGCTCCGATCGTATCGGACAGATGAATACGGCGCTCAGTCGGGTGGCGACGGATCCGGTGGTGCACGGCGACAAGGCGGAGGAAGCCCTAAGGCGTCTCACCACGATTTGTGTGGATGGTCTGACCGGCGTGCAGGTGAGCGTGTGGTTCCGACATCGCCAGCCTGACCGGTTGGAGCTGCATCATCGGGTGGGGCCCCGGGAGGAGCAGCGCGGCGAAGTGGAGTGTTTGTCTCGCGCCGTGGCACCGCGACACATGGCGGCACTGGAGGCGCAGCGGCATGTCTTGGTTCCGGTGGTGAGCCAGCATGAGTGGGCCGACGAACTGGGCGGGGAAAAATTGGCGCAGCGACGGGTGGTGAGCCTGTTTGATACTTCGGTGCGCTTACGTGGTGAATTGGCGGGGATGCTGCGCATCGAGTCGACAACCACGCGGCACGCTTGGACGGAGGAAGAGAAGATCTTCGTCGGCGCGATCGCCGACATGGTGGGCAGTGTTTTTGAGAGCGAAGCCCGCCGGATCGCCGAGATGGAAAATGAGGAAGCGCGGGAGCGCATGCGCCTACTCATCGCGCGCACGCCGTTGGCAGCGATTGAGTGGGATCGCAATATGCGCATTCGGGGGTGGAACCCGGCGGCGGAGCGTTTGTTCGGGGTGAAGGCCGCGGAGGTGCTCGGGCAAAGTGGTTGGTTTTTGGTCGACGAGACGGATCGACTGCGGGTCGTGCGAGGTTGGCGGGAGGTCTTGCGCAACAACAGCAGTATCGAATTGCGGGTGAGCAACCGCACCGCGGATGGACGCGAGGTGATTTGCGACTGGCACAACAGTTTGTTGAGCGACGTGGACGGCCGGGCGCTGGGTATCAGCTCGCTGGTGGAGGATGTGACGGAGCGAGTGAGGGCGGAACGGGCGGTGCATGAGTTGAATACGTCGCTGGAGCAGCGTGTGGCAGAGCGCACGGAAGCGTTGCAGTTGGCCAACGAACGCTTGCAGGAACTCGACCGACTCAAGTCGGAGTTCCTCGCCACCATGAGTCACGAGCTGCGCACGCCGCTCAACTCGATCATCGGTTTCAGTAAGATTCTGAAGACGGGGTTGGCGGGGGAGTTGAATGAGGAGCAGACCAACCAGATTACCCGCGTGCACAGTGCGGGCGTGCACCTGCTGGGTTTGATCAACGATCTGCTGGATCTGTCCAAGATCGAAGCCGGGCGCATGCGGCTGGCGGTGGAGCGATTCAATCCGCAAAAACTTCTCGATGATTTGCGGCACCTGCTGTCGCCGATGGTAGCATTAAAAGACATGGAGTTTGTGGTGCAGAACGAAGCGCCGGAGGTGGAGATCGTGAGTGACCCGACGCGGGTGTATCAGGTGTTGGTCAACCTCGCGACCAATGCGGTGAAGTTCACCCAACAGGGGCGCGTTACGGTGCGCGTCACCCAGAAGCAGGAGAAACTTTGGTTCGAGGTGGTGGACACGGGCATGGGCATCGAGGCCGACAAGATGGGTTATCTCTTCGAAGCGTTTCGTCAGGTCGACAGTTCGGCCCGCCGCCATTTTGAAGGCACGGGGCTGGGGCTCTATCTCAGTCGCAAAATTGTTTCCATGCTCGGCGGCGCGATCGGCGTCGACAGCGTCTTCGGGCAGGGCTCCACCTTTCATTTTTGGCTGCCGCTGCGGGCCACCGCGCCGCGCTCCGGATCGCAACCCCCCCTTTGA
- a CDS encoding PAS domain-containing protein encodes MTLRSTTFSRVFLVAVAAGGIGLSWLASHTIHRDEASALHARNETLALQSSALVTRRAETYRDILLESAHPFAQDTQPVAVTLPSPFRQIAWIPAASASPASAPPPPARLLAPANADLSLAQISMWHNSLCGAHVDTNAPRLFRVNDTAWAHLFLLDVPVFRTAPDSPHALPAGHLVGVLSAATLMADLEPYLLIGADHVLLLQSAPGASPRAVGLLARGNAPLTTALPNPDTFGAQYPHAATVPFSLFQSHWDIIAEAPTLTSSTAFGSTSNLVLVLGLIVTAVLFLVSWQNHRALAHFCLTSAQNDAHAKRLEQLKDSLIAASPQPIFIKTPDLRYISANEPFAQIHGLSAAAIVGKTDAELFPPELVKSFRERDQQVFSRGLIIMFEDVLETPKGPRRFLVTKFPIRDEKGQIYALGGIGTDLDRLL; translated from the coding sequence TTGACCCTTCGCTCCACCACCTTCTCCCGCGTTTTCCTGGTCGCTGTCGCGGCGGGAGGCATCGGCCTGTCCTGGTTGGCGAGTCACACCATCCACCGCGATGAAGCGAGCGCCCTGCATGCTCGCAACGAAACCCTCGCACTGCAGTCCTCGGCTTTGGTCACACGCCGGGCCGAAACCTATCGCGACATCCTGCTCGAATCGGCCCACCCGTTTGCCCAGGACACGCAACCGGTCGCCGTCACCCTGCCCTCGCCGTTTCGGCAGATCGCGTGGATTCCCGCCGCCTCGGCGTCCCCCGCCTCGGCGCCGCCCCCTCCGGCACGGCTGCTCGCTCCCGCCAACGCCGACCTCTCGCTCGCCCAAATCTCGATGTGGCATAACTCGCTTTGCGGCGCGCACGTTGATACCAACGCTCCGCGCCTCTTCCGGGTGAACGACACTGCGTGGGCGCACCTTTTTTTGCTCGACGTGCCGGTGTTTCGCACCGCGCCCGACTCCCCCCACGCTTTGCCGGCCGGTCACTTGGTGGGTGTGCTCTCCGCCGCGACCTTGATGGCCGACCTCGAACCCTACCTGCTCATCGGAGCCGACCACGTTCTGCTGCTGCAAAGTGCGCCCGGCGCATCACCGCGCGCGGTGGGGCTATTGGCGCGGGGCAATGCGCCACTCACCACCGCCTTGCCGAATCCGGATACGTTTGGCGCCCAATATCCCCACGCGGCCACGGTGCCGTTTTCACTCTTTCAGAGTCATTGGGACATCATCGCTGAGGCGCCGACGCTGACGTCATCGACGGCTTTCGGCTCCACCAGCAATCTCGTGCTCGTTCTCGGTCTGATCGTCACTGCCGTGCTGTTTTTGGTGAGCTGGCAAAACCACCGGGCTCTGGCGCACTTTTGCCTCACCAGCGCGCAAAACGACGCTCACGCCAAACGCTTGGAGCAACTCAAGGACAGCCTCATCGCCGCCAGTCCCCAACCCATCTTCATCAAAACTCCCGACCTGCGCTACATCTCGGCCAACGAGCCCTTCGCCCAAATCCACGGTCTGTCCGCCGCCGCCATCGTGGGCAAAACCGATGCGGAGTTGTTTCCGCCGGAACTCGTCAAAAGCTTCCGCGAACGCGACCAACAAGTCTTCTCGCGCGGACTCATCATCATGTTTGAGGACGTGCTCGAAACCCCCAAAGGTCCGCGGCGCTTTCTCGTGACCAAGTTTCCCATCCGCGACGAAAAGGGTCAGATCTACGCCCTTGGCGGCATTGGCACCGATCTCGATCGCCTGCTCTAA
- a CDS encoding ABC transporter permease — MLTDLRFTLRSLAKAPGFVLVALFTLALGIGVNATMFSIVNAVLLRGLPYERPEELVAVNLSNPTEGWLRGDLSMEEFNELAAGATTLEGLFSMQSGTFNVSGGELAPERFTGTWMTGSGLQTIGAQPRIGRWWTAEEELASASPVVVISETLWQTRFGAAPDVVGQTLRVNGEVATVIGVTQSKFDFPDSTDLWMPRRYSRTDEERDTRYLNVVGRLRPGVTIEQARGEMEVLFAGWAANHAEMYDALAIRVVPLKEDFIGDNTARMLGVMMTCVTMVLLIACTNVANLLLVRGSARAKELAVRTALGAARGRTVRLLLMESLVLALGGAALGLPLAQVLLDAFDRAMALSGETQPAWMTWEIDGMVLLYVAGVAVVTCVLAGLLPALRLSTTNLVTFLNDASRGSTGAKGGRLTRVLVVGEVALSCVLLVMSGLMIHSVIKSADIPLGYDPDGIMSARIGLPEAQYTDEPGRIAFFEKLLRNVQERPEVTAAALSTRLPTWDGSGSVVLEDSPLAGGEVQPRAGSGYVSRDWFATLGVQLVDGRDFMDTDTAERDPVALVNLKAAETFWPGESAIGKRLKLGHTDDLTDAPWVTVVGVTPSVYQGDFEDPLEPQVYLAMTQGDARYYSLLLRTTTGDASTAAAIMREEVRRIDPDLPIYWVQPLQQHIDQAQFFGQLFAWIFGIFGGVALVLAAVGIYGVMAYSVSQRVPEIGVRVALGANPRSIMGLVLRQGGRQLGIGLVVGLGLSFFAAQMLQGFLYQVEPTDPPAFGATVIVLLTAGAFACAVPAWRALRVSPMEALRGD; from the coding sequence ATGCTGACAGACCTCCGCTTCACGCTGCGCTCCCTCGCCAAGGCCCCCGGCTTCGTGCTCGTGGCTCTTTTTACCCTCGCTCTCGGCATCGGGGTGAACGCCACGATGTTCAGTATCGTTAACGCAGTCCTCTTGCGTGGGCTGCCCTACGAACGGCCCGAGGAGCTTGTGGCGGTGAACCTCTCGAATCCCACCGAGGGTTGGCTGCGGGGCGACCTATCGATGGAGGAATTTAACGAACTGGCGGCGGGCGCGACCACGCTCGAGGGGCTGTTCTCCATGCAGTCGGGCACGTTCAACGTGAGTGGCGGCGAGCTCGCGCCGGAGCGTTTTACGGGCACCTGGATGACGGGCAGCGGATTGCAGACGATTGGCGCGCAGCCGCGCATCGGGCGTTGGTGGACGGCGGAGGAGGAGCTGGCCAGCGCCAGTCCGGTGGTCGTGATCAGCGAGACGCTGTGGCAGACGCGGTTTGGCGCGGCGCCCGACGTGGTGGGTCAGACGCTGCGGGTGAACGGCGAAGTCGCGACCGTCATTGGCGTGACGCAGTCGAAATTTGATTTTCCGGACTCGACCGACCTGTGGATGCCCCGGCGCTACAGCCGCACGGATGAAGAGCGCGACACGCGCTACCTCAACGTGGTGGGGCGGCTGCGTCCGGGCGTGACGATCGAGCAGGCGCGCGGGGAGATGGAAGTGTTGTTCGCCGGCTGGGCGGCGAACCATGCGGAAATGTATGACGCGCTGGCCATTCGGGTCGTGCCGTTGAAGGAGGATTTTATCGGCGACAACACGGCGCGGATGCTCGGCGTCATGATGACCTGCGTGACCATGGTGCTGCTGATTGCCTGCACCAACGTCGCCAACCTGCTGCTGGTGCGGGGCAGCGCGCGGGCCAAAGAACTGGCGGTGCGCACGGCACTCGGCGCGGCGCGCGGGCGGACGGTGCGTTTGCTGCTGATGGAAAGTCTCGTGCTGGCGCTGGGCGGTGCGGCGCTGGGATTGCCGCTGGCGCAGGTGCTCCTCGATGCCTTTGACCGCGCGATGGCTCTCTCCGGCGAGACCCAACCGGCCTGGATGACATGGGAGATCGACGGCATGGTGTTGCTCTACGTCGCGGGCGTGGCGGTCGTGACCTGCGTGCTGGCGGGGCTGCTGCCGGCGCTGCGGCTAAGCACGACCAATCTGGTGACCTTTCTTAATGACGCCTCGCGGGGCAGCACGGGCGCCAAAGGTGGCCGCCTCACGCGCGTGCTGGTGGTGGGCGAAGTGGCGCTGTCGTGCGTGCTGCTGGTCATGTCGGGCCTGATGATTCACTCGGTGATCAAGTCCGCCGACATTCCGCTCGGTTATGATCCCGACGGCATTATGTCGGCGCGCATCGGTCTGCCCGAGGCGCAATACACCGACGAGCCCGGTCGCATCGCGTTTTTTGAAAAACTGCTGCGCAATGTGCAGGAGCGTCCGGAGGTGACGGCGGCGGCGCTCAGCACGCGGCTGCCGACCTGGGATGGCTCGGGATCAGTCGTGTTGGAGGATTCACCGTTGGCCGGCGGTGAAGTCCAACCACGGGCGGGATCCGGCTACGTGTCGCGGGATTGGTTTGCGACGCTGGGGGTTCAGCTCGTCGACGGTCGTGACTTTATGGATACGGATACGGCAGAACGCGATCCGGTGGCCTTGGTCAATCTGAAGGCGGCGGAGACCTTCTGGCCGGGCGAGAGTGCGATCGGCAAGCGGCTGAAGTTGGGCCATACTGATGATCTGACGGATGCGCCGTGGGTGACGGTGGTGGGCGTAACGCCCTCGGTTTACCAAGGCGATTTTGAGGATCCGCTGGAGCCACAGGTGTATCTGGCGATGACGCAGGGCGACGCCCGGTATTATTCGCTGCTGTTGCGCACAACCACGGGCGATGCGTCGACGGCGGCGGCGATCATGCGCGAGGAGGTGCGCCGCATTGATCCGGACCTGCCGATCTACTGGGTGCAGCCGCTGCAGCAGCACATCGATCAGGCGCAGTTTTTCGGCCAATTGTTCGCGTGGATCTTTGGCATCTTTGGCGGAGTCGCCTTGGTGCTGGCGGCTGTCGGCATCTACGGCGTGATGGCTTACAGTGTGAGTCAGCGCGTGCCGGAAATCGGCGTGCGTGTGGCGCTGGGCGCGAATCCACGCAGCATCATGGGGCTGGTGCTGCGCCAGGGCGGAAGGCAGCTCGGCATCGGACTGGTGGTGGGGCTGGGATTGTCCTTCTTCGCGGCGCAAATGCTGCAGGGCTTCCTCTACCAAGTGGAGCCGACGGATCCGCCGGCCTTTGGCGCGACGGTGATCGTGTTGCTCACGGCGGGCGCGTTTGCCTGCGCAGTGCCGGCGTGGCGGGCGCTGCGGGTGAGCCCGATGGAGGCGTTGCGCGGGGACTGA
- a CDS encoding sugar transferase, whose amino-acid sequence MLTHPRQTRSFLGQVADGGLFMLALGLAYTLRANLARFSLDPLEDIIKYLWLFPWVGVFGPLMLRAQGFYSQPRLSSRWGTLMIIVRGCLITVAGTILLLFLVREEFARSVILLVGGFGGILVYGRHELSRWSRRDERWQRRVLWLGSAAENRVAQAALSGMEREALHTVAERDPATLNSADLAALLHTEAIDAVIANLAGTDADRIKPLLDTCESEGVELLIRPGLPLGSAWRLAVDEFAGEPVLYVRAQSAAPTALAIKQAFDYLAAGALLLVLSPLFLLLAVLIKLTSRGPVLFRQQRGGRNGRPFTMLKFRTMRVGAEAEQAALAEQNELKGPAFKLSSDPRITAFGRFLRRHSLDELPQLWNVIRGEMSLVGPRPLPLSEVAAIAEGHDRRRLSVKPGLTGLWQVSGRSDLADFADWVRLDLAYIDQWSLWLDLRILLATIPVTLLGRGGR is encoded by the coding sequence ATGCTCACCCACCCCCGCCAGACCCGCTCTTTTCTCGGTCAAGTTGCCGATGGCGGACTGTTCATGCTGGCACTGGGTCTGGCCTACACCCTGCGCGCCAACCTCGCCCGCTTCTCCCTCGATCCGCTTGAGGACATCATCAAATACCTCTGGCTCTTCCCGTGGGTCGGCGTCTTTGGCCCGCTCATGCTGCGCGCGCAGGGCTTCTATTCCCAACCCCGCCTTTCCTCCCGCTGGGGCACGCTGATGATCATCGTCCGTGGCTGCCTCATCACGGTCGCCGGCACCATTCTGCTGCTCTTCCTGGTGCGCGAGGAATTCGCCCGATCGGTCATCCTCTTGGTTGGTGGTTTTGGTGGTATTCTGGTCTACGGTCGCCACGAGCTTTCCCGCTGGAGTCGGCGCGACGAACGCTGGCAGCGCCGGGTGCTGTGGCTCGGATCCGCCGCCGAAAACCGGGTCGCCCAAGCCGCCCTCTCCGGCATGGAACGCGAAGCTCTCCACACGGTCGCCGAACGCGATCCCGCCACGCTCAACTCCGCCGACCTCGCGGCACTGCTGCACACCGAAGCCATCGACGCCGTCATCGCCAACCTCGCCGGCACCGACGCCGATCGCATCAAGCCGCTGCTCGACACCTGCGAAAGCGAAGGCGTCGAACTGCTCATCCGCCCGGGCCTCCCCCTCGGTTCGGCCTGGCGCCTCGCTGTCGACGAGTTTGCCGGCGAACCCGTGCTCTACGTGCGCGCCCAATCCGCCGCGCCCACCGCGCTGGCGATCAAACAAGCCTTCGACTACCTCGCCGCCGGCGCGCTGCTTCTGGTGTTGTCACCTCTCTTTCTGCTGCTCGCCGTGCTCATCAAACTCACCTCTCGCGGCCCGGTGCTGTTTCGCCAACAACGCGGCGGCCGCAACGGTCGTCCCTTCACGATGCTGAAGTTTCGCACCATGCGCGTTGGCGCCGAAGCCGAGCAGGCCGCCCTCGCCGAGCAAAACGAACTTAAGGGCCCCGCCTTCAAACTGAGCTCCGATCCCCGCATCACCGCATTCGGTCGTTTCCTGCGTCGCCACAGCCTCGATGAACTGCCGCAACTCTGGAACGTCATCCGCGGCGAGATGAGTTTGGTGGGCCCCCGCCCTTTGCCGCTCTCCGAAGTCGCCGCTATCGCCGAAGGCCACGACCGTCGCCGCCTCAGCGTGAAGCCCGGCCTCACCGGCCTCTGGCAAGTGAGCGGTCGCAGCGACCTCGCCGACTTCGCCGACTGGGTGCGCCTCGACCTCGCTTACATCGACCAATGGAGCCTCTGGCTCGACCTGCGCATCCTGCTCGCGACCATCCCCGTCACCCTACTGGGCCGCGGCGGCCGCTGA